From Anopheles funestus chromosome 3RL, idAnoFuneDA-416_04, whole genome shotgun sequence, a single genomic window includes:
- the LOC125768989 gene encoding probable beta-hexosaminidase fdl isoform X1, translating into MLLAHDYNSRRSSVASSQSRNIRSTVLKNMFKKIALTRSAMKKVVVVGFISILGSFLLLLYWNDSSESPKPSTSMSMGIYNTHIYGSLESATGNGDNVRASTIPVNPIERSWTYKCVNNRCVRHHFVDGVEEDFETSNNAHQPQSPQQSHGGGIPGGSSSSTNAGSSSSGKRIPHLTCTMTCGPINIWPQPTGATTIGSKTSRFRLSDMHVKIVTRFEPVEKLLHEAYDVMRSEIRGVMVAHGATLEEIEGALPAGTVPAGMQPPAADQRPGATEVNDAATVGRRPSSSSTIDAGVGKIHFFKLVSDKRYDVDAFEVNVHVEKSTDTHLTLHTDESYNMTVTHSARVLIVKISANTFFGAKHGLTTLQQLIWFDDEERTLKVLNKASIEDVPKFNYRGLMLDTSRHYFSVDSIKRTLVGMSHSKLNRFHWHITDSQSFPLVSKHYPQLARYGAYSEREVYTPDDVRTLAAFAKVRGIQIIPEIDAPAHAGNGWDWGPKHGLGELSLCINQQPWSNYCGEPPCGQLNPKNNHTYLILQKLYEELLEIVGPLDYFHIGGDEVNLECWQQHFNDSDMRTLWCDFMLQAYHRLQLASGQNATAPRMVGVWSSGLTSAPCLSKNTFAVQVWGGSKWPENFQLINSGYSLVISHVDAWYLDCGFGSWRSTGEGACSPYRNWQTVYKHRPWEEMKLTSLQMRQILGGEVCLWTEQVDESILDSRLWPRASALAERLWTDPTEERYSESVPLEVYNRMSVFRNHLLELGLRAEPIFPKYCAQNQDECV; encoded by the exons ATGTTGCTCGCTCATGATTACAACAGTAGG CGCTCTTCGGTAGCATCATCCCAGTCTCGCAACATCCGTAGCACAGTActgaaaaatatgttcaaaaaGATAGCCCTCACGCGGTCAGCAATGAAGAAGGTCGTCGTGGTGGGATTTATCAGCATCCTGGGAagcttcctgctgctgctgtactgGAACGACAGTTCCGAGTCGCCAAAACCGTCGACATCGATGTCGATGGGTATCTACAATACGCACATTTACGGAAGTTTGGAAAGTGCGACGGGCAACGGTGATAACGTTCGTGCCAGTACCATCCCTGTAAA TCCCATCGAACGTTCGTGGACGTACAAATGCGTCAACAATCGATGCGTGCGGCACCATTTCGTGGATGGCGTGGAAGAGGACTTTGAAACGAGCAATAACGCACACCAGCCCCAATCGCCCCAGCAGTCCCATGGTGGTGGTATACCCggtggaagcagcagcagcacgaacGCTGGCAGCTCATCCAGCGGTAAACGGATACCGCACCTAACCTGCACGATGACCTGCGGACCAATCAATATCTGGCCCCAACCGACCGGTGCCACAACGATCGGTAGCAAAACGTCACGCTTTCGGCTGTCGGACATGCACGTCAAAATCGTGACCCGGTTCGAACCGGTCGAAAAGCTGCTGCATGAAGCGTACGACGTGATGCGGTCCGAGATCCGTGGTGTGATGGTAGCGCATGGTGCTACCCTGGAGGAGATCGAAGGTGCACTACCGGCCGGTACCGTACCCGCTGGTATGCAGCCACCGGCAGCCGACCAACGACCGGGGGCAACGGAAGTGAACGATGCCGCAACGGTTGGAAGACGaccgagcagcagcagtacgatTGATGCTGGAGTAGGAAAGATTCATTTCTTTAAGCTCGTAAGCGACAAACGGTACGATGTGGATGCGTTCGAGGTGAACGTCCACGTGGAAAAGTCAACCGATACGCATCTGACGTTACACACGGACGAAAGTTACAACATGACGGTGACAC ATTCTGCCAGGGTGTTGATCGTGAAAATTTCGGCAAACACATTCTTCGGTGCGAAGCACGGTCTTACAACGTTACAGCAGTTGATCTGGTTCGATGACGAAGAGCGTACACTGAAAGTATTGAACAAGGCGTCCATTGAGGATGTGCCAAAATTTAA ttACCGTGGCCTTATGCTCGATACCTCCCGGCACTACTTCTCGGTGGACTCGATCAAGCGCACGCTTGTCGGCATGTCACACTCGAAGCTGAATCGATTTCACTGGCACATTACGGACTCGCAGAGCTTCCCACTAGTCTCCAAACACTATCCGCAGCTGGCCCGCTACGGTGCATACTCCGAGCGTGAAGTCTACACACCGGACGATGTACGAACGCTGGCAGCATTTGCCAAGGTTCGTGGCATTCAAATCATCCCGGAAATCGACGCACCGGCACACGCCGGCAATGGTTGGGATTGGGGCCCCAAGCACGGTCTCGGTGAGCTTAGTCTGTGCATCAATCAGCAACCGTGGAGTAACTACTGCGGTGAACCACCGTGTGGTCAGCTGAACccgaaaaacaaccacacCTACCTGATCCTGCAGAAACTGTACGAAGAGTTGCTGGAAATTGTGGGCCCACTGGATTACTTCCACATCGGGGGCGATGAGGTGAACCTGGAATGCTGGCAGCAGCACTTTAACGACTCCGACATGCGTACGCTGTGGTGTGATTTTATGCTGCAAGCATACCATCGTTTGCAGCTGGCCAGCGGTCAGAATGCGACGGCACCACGGATGGTCGGTGTGTGGTCGAGCGGGCTCACCAGTGCACCGTGCCTGTCGAAAAACACGTTCGCCGTACAGGTGTGGGGTGGTAGCAAATGGCCCGAAAACTTCCAGCTCATCAACAGCGGGTACAGCTTGGTCATATCGCATGTAGACGCATGGTATCTGGACTGTGGCTTCGGTAGCTGGCGATCGACCGGGGAAGGTGCCTGTTCACCGTACCGCAACTGGCAGACGGTGTACAAGCATCGTCCGTGGGAGGAGATGAAACTAACCTCGCTCCAGATGCGTCAGATATTGGGCGGTGAGGTGTGCCTGTGGACGGAACAGGTGGACGAATCGATACTCGACTCGCGCCTATGGCCACGTGCATCCGCCCTTGCCGAACGGTTGTGGACCGATCCAACCGAGGAGCGGTACAGTGAATCGGTTCCGCTCGAGGTGTACAATCGGATGTCGGTGTTCCGGAACCATCTGCTCGAGCTGGGACTGCGGGCGGAACCGATCTTCCCGAAATACTGCGCACAGAATCAGGACGAGTGTGTATGA
- the LOC125768989 gene encoding probable beta-hexosaminidase fdl isoform X2: MFKKIALTRSAMKKVVVVGFISILGSFLLLLYWNDSSESPKPSTSMSMGIYNTHIYGSLESATGNGDNVRASTIPVNPIERSWTYKCVNNRCVRHHFVDGVEEDFETSNNAHQPQSPQQSHGGGIPGGSSSSTNAGSSSSGKRIPHLTCTMTCGPINIWPQPTGATTIGSKTSRFRLSDMHVKIVTRFEPVEKLLHEAYDVMRSEIRGVMVAHGATLEEIEGALPAGTVPAGMQPPAADQRPGATEVNDAATVGRRPSSSSTIDAGVGKIHFFKLVSDKRYDVDAFEVNVHVEKSTDTHLTLHTDESYNMTVTHSARVLIVKISANTFFGAKHGLTTLQQLIWFDDEERTLKVLNKASIEDVPKFNYRGLMLDTSRHYFSVDSIKRTLVGMSHSKLNRFHWHITDSQSFPLVSKHYPQLARYGAYSEREVYTPDDVRTLAAFAKVRGIQIIPEIDAPAHAGNGWDWGPKHGLGELSLCINQQPWSNYCGEPPCGQLNPKNNHTYLILQKLYEELLEIVGPLDYFHIGGDEVNLECWQQHFNDSDMRTLWCDFMLQAYHRLQLASGQNATAPRMVGVWSSGLTSAPCLSKNTFAVQVWGGSKWPENFQLINSGYSLVISHVDAWYLDCGFGSWRSTGEGACSPYRNWQTVYKHRPWEEMKLTSLQMRQILGGEVCLWTEQVDESILDSRLWPRASALAERLWTDPTEERYSESVPLEVYNRMSVFRNHLLELGLRAEPIFPKYCAQNQDECV, translated from the exons atgttcaaaaaGATAGCCCTCACGCGGTCAGCAATGAAGAAGGTCGTCGTGGTGGGATTTATCAGCATCCTGGGAagcttcctgctgctgctgtactgGAACGACAGTTCCGAGTCGCCAAAACCGTCGACATCGATGTCGATGGGTATCTACAATACGCACATTTACGGAAGTTTGGAAAGTGCGACGGGCAACGGTGATAACGTTCGTGCCAGTACCATCCCTGTAAA TCCCATCGAACGTTCGTGGACGTACAAATGCGTCAACAATCGATGCGTGCGGCACCATTTCGTGGATGGCGTGGAAGAGGACTTTGAAACGAGCAATAACGCACACCAGCCCCAATCGCCCCAGCAGTCCCATGGTGGTGGTATACCCggtggaagcagcagcagcacgaacGCTGGCAGCTCATCCAGCGGTAAACGGATACCGCACCTAACCTGCACGATGACCTGCGGACCAATCAATATCTGGCCCCAACCGACCGGTGCCACAACGATCGGTAGCAAAACGTCACGCTTTCGGCTGTCGGACATGCACGTCAAAATCGTGACCCGGTTCGAACCGGTCGAAAAGCTGCTGCATGAAGCGTACGACGTGATGCGGTCCGAGATCCGTGGTGTGATGGTAGCGCATGGTGCTACCCTGGAGGAGATCGAAGGTGCACTACCGGCCGGTACCGTACCCGCTGGTATGCAGCCACCGGCAGCCGACCAACGACCGGGGGCAACGGAAGTGAACGATGCCGCAACGGTTGGAAGACGaccgagcagcagcagtacgatTGATGCTGGAGTAGGAAAGATTCATTTCTTTAAGCTCGTAAGCGACAAACGGTACGATGTGGATGCGTTCGAGGTGAACGTCCACGTGGAAAAGTCAACCGATACGCATCTGACGTTACACACGGACGAAAGTTACAACATGACGGTGACAC ATTCTGCCAGGGTGTTGATCGTGAAAATTTCGGCAAACACATTCTTCGGTGCGAAGCACGGTCTTACAACGTTACAGCAGTTGATCTGGTTCGATGACGAAGAGCGTACACTGAAAGTATTGAACAAGGCGTCCATTGAGGATGTGCCAAAATTTAA ttACCGTGGCCTTATGCTCGATACCTCCCGGCACTACTTCTCGGTGGACTCGATCAAGCGCACGCTTGTCGGCATGTCACACTCGAAGCTGAATCGATTTCACTGGCACATTACGGACTCGCAGAGCTTCCCACTAGTCTCCAAACACTATCCGCAGCTGGCCCGCTACGGTGCATACTCCGAGCGTGAAGTCTACACACCGGACGATGTACGAACGCTGGCAGCATTTGCCAAGGTTCGTGGCATTCAAATCATCCCGGAAATCGACGCACCGGCACACGCCGGCAATGGTTGGGATTGGGGCCCCAAGCACGGTCTCGGTGAGCTTAGTCTGTGCATCAATCAGCAACCGTGGAGTAACTACTGCGGTGAACCACCGTGTGGTCAGCTGAACccgaaaaacaaccacacCTACCTGATCCTGCAGAAACTGTACGAAGAGTTGCTGGAAATTGTGGGCCCACTGGATTACTTCCACATCGGGGGCGATGAGGTGAACCTGGAATGCTGGCAGCAGCACTTTAACGACTCCGACATGCGTACGCTGTGGTGTGATTTTATGCTGCAAGCATACCATCGTTTGCAGCTGGCCAGCGGTCAGAATGCGACGGCACCACGGATGGTCGGTGTGTGGTCGAGCGGGCTCACCAGTGCACCGTGCCTGTCGAAAAACACGTTCGCCGTACAGGTGTGGGGTGGTAGCAAATGGCCCGAAAACTTCCAGCTCATCAACAGCGGGTACAGCTTGGTCATATCGCATGTAGACGCATGGTATCTGGACTGTGGCTTCGGTAGCTGGCGATCGACCGGGGAAGGTGCCTGTTCACCGTACCGCAACTGGCAGACGGTGTACAAGCATCGTCCGTGGGAGGAGATGAAACTAACCTCGCTCCAGATGCGTCAGATATTGGGCGGTGAGGTGTGCCTGTGGACGGAACAGGTGGACGAATCGATACTCGACTCGCGCCTATGGCCACGTGCATCCGCCCTTGCCGAACGGTTGTGGACCGATCCAACCGAGGAGCGGTACAGTGAATCGGTTCCGCTCGAGGTGTACAATCGGATGTCGGTGTTCCGGAACCATCTGCTCGAGCTGGGACTGCGGGCGGAACCGATCTTCCCGAAATACTGCGCACAGAATCAGGACGAGTGTGTATGA